In the Clostridium beijerinckii genome, one interval contains:
- a CDS encoding glycoside hydrolase family 3 protein, translated as MKRKLILSKLTASAVACTMFVTTCVTSFVSAYTSAYGATTSNAVTEREKKNANLSMKAATEGMVLLQNKNNALPIVSKGNVALFGGGAIKTLKGGAGAGNVNERYDVSVADALEKAGYNITSSQWLDNYQKTFDQGQADWNEKNKNNPYKDYLAPYNLPDYNLTDDDIEASSNADTAIYVISRMSGEGTDRTGKKGDYYLTDEEYANIKKMAESFKNSIVLLNVGGIIDTKFAREIPELDSVLLMSQAGMESGTAAVKVLDGEVTPSGKLTDTWAENYSDYPSSKTFSSNDKNTDQEDYKEDIYVGYRYFDSFNVKPAYEFGYGLSYTTFNMNVVSVEADEKHVTVKVNVKNTGNYSGKEVAQVYFSAPSGKLDKPYQELAGYGKTDLLAPGQSQTITISYDTSEMSSYSEDDAAYIMEKGNYIIRVGNSSRNTHVGAVLTLDETVTTEQLSNQMKTDKSVQALSDKGVTPYSYAEEGNEIANAQKIQLYSQALDLIDGNNESKYDDETVTTYIANDAGKKETTTDAAANYKDVETDETIDENKNSTLDNVSNDMNIEKFLYVDNVDDTSAFKYDDNGAAIFDVSNSDETQSKSIMENKTLKNSVDNIETPSYKEIRENIDVKKDATLYDVYNKDITMEQFVAGLSTEKLANIVNGIGTAVSQTPVVGAQSNAVAGGAGETTGDYYETDGIPNIVLADGPAGLRLTKQYDKDGKTWYQYATAWPIGTLLAQTWDLDLMEEVHNAIGDEMVEFGVTLWLAPGMNIHRDPFCGRNFEYYSEDPFITGTMGLAATKGVQSHPGIGVTIKHFAANNQENNRNLVNETISERALREIYLKGFEMAIKGGQPMSIMTAFNKINGVFAGANYDLVTDIARGEWKFDGVVMTDWYSKAKPDESMHSGNDLIMPGATQDAIIKAVSDYIPAFNEDGYVASKTVYDYYGKGTSVEQWNDFTPSSDGDTTISTIVKKGIPLNDKVIEMINDGKASVEFAKSDAETTIETSFDNVQALLNTAASTDDTTTSPAGDETASTDDTTTSPAGDETASTDNTTTSPAGDETASTDDTTTSPAGDETASTGDTTTSPVGDETAPIGDTTTQPTEEQPEIIHPAEIATTTDAAVEVTLDPMTDTSRDRIVTYYGKYVDNNTIYLGDLQKSAMNVLNIIMQSTQFEKMYKDKGVKAKSYTEKYNDLKNYMTFDKGEITKDENGSGNNGSSGSSSHHHSSGSYSTSGDTSTTSNSNNANSNDTTAKNKWSKNLDGTWSFVNSNGEKATGWVQDGNSWYHLDQSGNMQTGWLKDADGSWYYLNNNGAMTTGWFKDTDGKWYYLSDNGSMKTGWLKDIDGNWYYLDNNGSMKTGWLKDANEKWYYLNTNGEMAVDTVIDGYTIDSSGSWIS; from the coding sequence ATGAAAAGAAAACTTATATTAAGTAAATTAACGGCAAGTGCAGTAGCATGTACAATGTTTGTTACAACTTGTGTTACATCTTTTGTGTCAGCGTATACTTCAGCTTATGGGGCTACAACTTCAAATGCAGTTACAGAGAGGGAAAAGAAAAATGCTAATCTTTCAATGAAAGCAGCAACAGAGGGAATGGTGCTATTACAAAACAAAAATAATGCACTACCAATAGTATCAAAGGGGAATGTAGCCTTATTTGGAGGTGGAGCTATTAAAACTCTAAAAGGTGGTGCAGGTGCTGGAAATGTAAACGAGAGATATGATGTAAGTGTAGCGGATGCACTTGAAAAAGCAGGATATAATATAACAAGCTCTCAATGGTTAGATAATTATCAAAAAACTTTTGATCAAGGTCAAGCAGATTGGAATGAAAAAAATAAAAATAATCCGTATAAAGATTACTTGGCACCATATAATTTGCCAGATTATAATTTAACAGACGATGATATAGAAGCTTCTTCTAATGCGGATACTGCAATTTATGTTATAAGCAGAATGTCTGGTGAGGGAACTGATAGAACTGGGAAGAAGGGAGATTATTATTTAACTGATGAAGAATATGCAAATATTAAGAAGATGGCTGAATCTTTTAAAAATAGCATTGTATTATTAAACGTTGGGGGCATTATCGATACAAAATTTGCAAGAGAAATTCCAGAGTTAGACTCAGTTCTTCTAATGTCTCAAGCAGGAATGGAAAGTGGTACGGCAGCAGTGAAGGTATTAGATGGTGAAGTAACTCCTTCAGGAAAACTTACAGATACATGGGCTGAAAACTATAGTGATTACCCATCTTCTAAAACTTTCAGCAGCAATGATAAGAACACTGATCAAGAAGATTATAAAGAAGATATTTATGTTGGATATCGTTATTTTGATAGCTTTAATGTAAAGCCTGCTTATGAGTTTGGATATGGATTATCATATACAACTTTTAATATGAATGTAGTATCTGTAGAAGCTGATGAAAAGCATGTTACTGTAAAAGTAAACGTTAAAAATACTGGAAATTATTCAGGAAAAGAAGTTGCGCAAGTATATTTCTCAGCACCTAGCGGAAAATTAGATAAGCCATATCAAGAATTAGCTGGTTATGGTAAGACAGACTTGTTAGCACCAGGGCAAAGCCAAACAATTACAATAAGTTATGATACATCAGAGATGTCTTCTTATAGCGAAGATGATGCTGCATATATTATGGAAAAAGGTAACTACATTATCCGCGTAGGGAATAGCTCAAGAAATACACATGTGGGAGCTGTTTTAACATTAGATGAAACTGTAACTACAGAACAGCTTAGCAATCAAATGAAGACCGATAAGAGCGTACAAGCTTTATCAGATAAAGGAGTTACACCTTATTCATATGCAGAAGAAGGCAATGAAATAGCAAATGCACAAAAAATCCAATTATATTCACAGGCATTAGATCTAATTGACGGTAATAATGAATCTAAATATGATGATGAAACAGTTACAACTTATATTGCAAATGATGCTGGTAAAAAGGAGACAACAACAGATGCGGCCGCTAATTATAAGGATGTAGAAACTGATGAAACAATTGATGAGAATAAGAATAGCACATTAGATAATGTTTCCAATGATATGAATATAGAGAAGTTTTTATATGTAGATAATGTAGACGATACGTCCGCATTTAAATATGATGATAATGGAGCTGCTATATTTGATGTAAGTAATAGCGATGAAACTCAAAGTAAAAGTATTATGGAAAATAAGACTCTAAAAAATAGTGTTGACAATATAGAAACTCCTTCATATAAGGAAATAAGAGAAAATATTGATGTGAAAAAAGATGCTACATTATATGATGTTTATAATAAAGATATAACTATGGAACAATTTGTTGCTGGTTTATCGACTGAAAAGTTGGCTAACATAGTTAACGGTATCGGGACAGCTGTATCACAAACACCAGTTGTTGGAGCACAATCAAATGCTGTTGCAGGTGGGGCAGGGGAAACTACAGGAGACTATTATGAAACTGATGGGATTCCTAATATTGTTTTAGCAGATGGACCAGCAGGACTTCGTCTTACAAAGCAATATGATAAAGATGGGAAGACATGGTATCAATATGCTACAGCTTGGCCGATTGGTACGTTATTAGCTCAGACTTGGGATCTTGATCTTATGGAAGAAGTTCATAATGCAATAGGAGACGAAATGGTTGAATTTGGAGTCACTCTTTGGCTTGCTCCAGGTATGAATATCCATAGAGATCCTTTTTGTGGACGTAATTTTGAATATTATTCAGAAGATCCATTTATAACAGGTACTATGGGATTAGCGGCTACAAAAGGTGTACAATCTCATCCAGGTATTGGTGTAACAATAAAACACTTCGCTGCTAATAATCAAGAGAACAACAGAAATCTTGTAAATGAAACAATTTCAGAAAGGGCTTTACGAGAAATTTACTTAAAAGGGTTTGAAATGGCAATCAAAGGCGGACAACCTATGTCGATTATGACAGCTTTCAACAAGATAAATGGAGTATTTGCAGGAGCAAACTATGATTTAGTAACAGATATTGCACGTGGTGAATGGAAATTTGATGGAGTTGTAATGACTGATTGGTATTCAAAAGCAAAACCTGATGAATCTATGCATTCAGGTAATGATTTAATTATGCCAGGAGCTACTCAAGACGCTATAATAAAAGCAGTATCTGATTATATACCTGCATTTAATGAAGATGGATATGTGGCTAGTAAAACAGTATATGATTATTATGGAAAAGGAACTTCTGTGGAACAATGGAATGACTTTACTCCAAGCTCAGATGGAGATACAACTATATCTACTATAGTTAAGAAAGGAATACCTTTAAATGACAAGGTTATTGAAATGATTAACGACGGAAAGGCAAGTGTGGAATTTGCTAAAAGTGATGCCGAAACAACAATAGAAACTTCGTTTGATAACGTACAAGCGTTATTAAATACAGCAGCATCAACAGATGATACAACAACATCGCCAGCAGGAGATGAAACAGCATCAACAGATGATACAACAACATCGCCAGCAGGAGACGAAACGGCATCAACGGATAATACAACAACATCGCCAGCAGGAGACGAAACGGCATCAACAGATGATACAACAACATCGCCAGCAGGAGATGAAACAGCATCAACAGGCGATACAACAACATCGCCAGTAGGAGATGAAACGGCACCAATTGGTGATACAACAACACAGCCAACAGAGGAACAACCAGAGATAATACATCCGGCAGAGATAGCGACAACTACAGATGCAGCAGTAGAAGTTACTTTAGATCCAATGACTGATACTTCTCGTGATAGGATTGTTACTTATTATGGAAAATACGTAGATAATAATACAATTTACTTAGGAGATCTTCAAAAATCTGCTATGAATGTATTAAATATAATCATGCAATCAACTCAATTTGAAAAAATGTATAAAGATAAAGGTGTAAAGGCTAAATCCTATACAGAAAAATATAATGATCTTAAGAATTATATGACATTTGATAAAGGTGAAATCACAAAAGATGAAAATGGATCAGGAAATAATGGGTCAAGTGGTAGCTCGTCACACCACCATAGCAGCGGTTCATATAGCACTAGTGGTGATACATCAACAACTTCTAATTCAAACAATGCAAACTCCAATGATACAACAGCTAAAAATAAATGGAGTAAAAATTTAGATGGTACTTGGTCATTTGTAAACTCAAATGGTGAAAAAGCTACTGGATGGGTACAGGATGGTAACAGCTGGTATCATTTGGATCAATCTGGAAATATGCAAACAGGATGGCTTAAAGATGCTGATGGATCATGGTATTACTTAAATAATAATGGTGCTATGACTACAGGATGGTTTAAGGATACTGATGGAAAGTGGTATTATCTAAGTGATAATGGATCTATGAAAACAGGCTGGCTAAAGGATATTGATGGAAATTGGTATTACCTAGATAATAATGGATCAATGAAGACAGGCTGGTTAAAAGATGCTAATGAAAAATGGTATTACTTAAATACTAATGGAGAGATGGCAGTTGATACAGTAATAGATGGTTATACAATAGATAGCAGTGGTTCATGGATTTCTTAG
- a CDS encoding GH32 C-terminal domain-containing protein, whose protein sequence is MKKLKLKLIAITVATMTTATFTSVSASAAWIQNEGNWNYLSDSGEMKTGWVNDNGAWYYLDNSGTMKTGWVNDSSTWYYMQPSGEMKTGWVNDNGAWYYLDNSGTMKTGWINDSGTWYYMQPSGAMKTGWISDNGTWYFADTSGTMQTGVVKIDGKTYYLDETTGAMRVGDITINGTTHTFAQSGEAIGSDLVPTKTFNSNGVKVAETSTQGNSDKTSDNNKSNTTTSEQSNSTSTTSSGKSHHSSGSSSTKVNKEALINAITIAKTKYEAAVEGTDAGQYSVGSKAIFKAAIDAAQAVSDNTGFTQKDIDSAVTALASATTIFNDSLNKDVDSSTSTNYLEDYRDQYHFSVAKAWGNDPNGMVYYNGEWHLFYQYYPDDAVWGPMHWGQSVSTDLIHWKELGIALEPGDDDVMGKGSRYIYSGSAVVDKNDSTGFFDGGSGLVAIYTQHIEGNKLTDEECDYLGVAHGTVSNTEEQSIAYSKDNGRTWTKYNGGGEPVLKITDDPLKRPAEFRDPKVFYNEEAGKWFMVVAGGPLRFFSSDNLIDWKPEAMQPEITTECPDFFKMKVEGTDQEKWVLNQAGRYYRIGDFKQVDGKWTFVPETGAIQMNFSKDSYAAQTYYGTGENGTPDGRRIMINWMNNWDYCNQVKKITGTFNGSYTLQNELKLVQTDDGIRLIQEPIEEYKSLRQTPTTYDGVISSNTADNAAININNLSGSQYEIVAEFEPDATTTECGFKLRVGKDVNQETIVKYDVETGEVVIDRSKSGKTPVSGSAFANSYSSAVNKTADGKIQLHIFVDAASVEVYGNDGEVAGTAQIFPDRNSTGIEVYSVGGNTKANITYYPLKGIWNNENASALSLSESALNKEVGDEFTIYTSVLPSTLTQGVTWNISNPSIVTILSQDDKKTTFRVLGEGNTNLIATSKDGKLQKTTTLSVVNRSLPSTFSGLSNVEASGSDWYKDGDAYVANGSGDGFAMLDEKNYDSTATYTFETDVEIAKGTAGLVLGSAVKNSPSEGSVVANLTREGAWRLFKFPGGANLPDNEHGSGNITPDVNGKYHMKAVLKGNHIQYYINDKLMDEVDYNFSAPGNFGFNIYNGNVKFTNAKLTVAGSDTSSLGIVKTNYEQNMGDEFTVYANQDVKYKIGNQDVVQIINGTDSKKTTFKVVGAGETTLTVTPVSGSASPVIINVSGYDINPDATPGLITGLKNFTTSGAGKWYVKTATNTGDTSYAVKSTGDTFAMSSTKVSATNDANYNLETEATVLNPDDNCAPSLVLFSKSKDNPKDGSLVFNVQTNNGHWKVFEFGGSLIGEGNITPTEDGKYDLKVDVVGQTVKYFINGQELLSTSDFTQRSGYVGLMSWNANTEFRNTVFKSVDTVIGSDIAVTTGAAVAKPVSTISDTIGNDIRVTTGAAITVATPVTGETPVSTIDDTDQYTATIEWNENPAIFEANKVYTATITIKPKEGYTIMGVPKDYFKIDGAIATNDADSGVIKAVFPETN, encoded by the coding sequence ATGAAAAAATTAAAGTTAAAGTTAATAGCGATAACAGTTGCAACTATGACAACAGCAACATTTACTTCAGTAAGTGCATCAGCAGCTTGGATACAAAATGAAGGGAATTGGAACTATTTAAGTGATTCGGGAGAAATGAAGACAGGTTGGGTTAACGATAATGGTGCGTGGTACTATCTAGATAATTCAGGAACGATGAAAACAGGCTGGGTAAATGATAGTAGTACATGGTACTATATGCAGCCATCAGGAGAAATGAAGACAGGTTGGGTTAACGATAATGGTGCATGGTACTATTTAGATAATTCAGGAACAATGAAAACAGGCTGGATAAATGATAGTGGTACATGGTACTATATGCAGCCATCAGGAGCAATGAAGACAGGCTGGATTAGTGATAATGGTACGTGGTATTTTGCAGATACATCAGGAACAATGCAAACTGGAGTAGTAAAAATAGATGGAAAAACTTATTATTTAGATGAAACTACAGGAGCTATGAGGGTAGGAGACATAACAATAAATGGAACAACTCATACATTTGCACAGAGTGGAGAAGCAATAGGTTCAGATTTAGTACCAACTAAGACATTTAATTCAAATGGAGTTAAAGTAGCTGAAACAAGTACTCAAGGTAACAGCGATAAAACATCAGATAATAATAAATCAAATACAACAACTAGTGAACAAAGCAACTCAACAAGTACTACAAGTAGTGGCAAATCTCACCATAGCAGCGGTAGCAGCAGCACTAAAGTTAATAAAGAAGCGCTAATAAATGCAATAACAATTGCAAAAACAAAATATGAAGCGGCAGTAGAAGGAACTGATGCAGGTCAATATTCAGTGGGATCAAAGGCCATATTTAAAGCAGCTATTGATGCAGCACAAGCAGTTTCAGATAATACAGGTTTTACGCAAAAAGATATAGATTCAGCAGTAACAGCACTTGCATCGGCTACGACTATATTTAATGATAGTCTTAATAAAGATGTTGATTCAAGTACCTCAACTAATTATCTAGAAGATTATCGTGATCAGTACCACTTCTCTGTTGCTAAGGCATGGGGAAATGATCCGAATGGAATGGTTTACTATAATGGTGAATGGCATCTATTCTATCAATATTATCCAGATGATGCAGTATGGGGACCAATGCATTGGGGGCAATCTGTTAGTACAGATTTAATTCATTGGAAAGAACTTGGAATTGCATTAGAGCCAGGTGATGATGATGTTATGGGGAAAGGATCTAGATATATCTACTCAGGCTCAGCTGTTGTTGATAAAAATGATAGCACAGGCTTCTTTGATGGTGGCAGTGGTTTGGTAGCTATATATACTCAACATATTGAGGGGAATAAACTTACAGATGAAGAATGTGATTATCTGGGAGTTGCTCATGGCACAGTGTCAAATACAGAAGAACAATCTATTGCGTATAGCAAAGATAATGGAAGAACTTGGACTAAATATAATGGTGGTGGAGAACCAGTTTTAAAAATAACTGATGATCCATTAAAGAGACCGGCTGAATTTAGAGATCCTAAAGTGTTCTATAATGAAGAAGCAGGAAAATGGTTTATGGTAGTTGCTGGTGGTCCATTAAGATTTTTCTCATCAGATAATTTAATAGATTGGAAGCCAGAAGCTATGCAACCTGAAATTACTACAGAATGTCCAGATTTCTTCAAAATGAAAGTTGAAGGAACTGATCAAGAAAAGTGGGTATTAAACCAAGCAGGAAGATATTATAGAATTGGTGACTTTAAGCAAGTTGATGGAAAGTGGACATTTGTTCCGGAAACAGGTGCTATACAAATGAATTTTAGTAAGGATTCATATGCAGCACAAACTTATTATGGAACAGGTGAAAATGGTACTCCAGATGGAAGAAGAATAATGATCAATTGGATGAATAACTGGGATTACTGTAATCAAGTTAAGAAAATAACAGGAACATTTAATGGATCATATACTTTACAAAATGAACTTAAATTGGTTCAAACGGATGATGGAATTCGTTTAATACAAGAGCCGATTGAGGAATATAAATCATTACGTCAAACACCTACAACATACGATGGTGTAATTTCTTCAAATACTGCAGATAATGCTGCTATCAATATAAATAATTTATCAGGAAGTCAATATGAAATTGTAGCAGAATTTGAACCAGACGCAACTACAACAGAATGTGGATTTAAACTACGTGTTGGAAAAGATGTGAATCAAGAAACAATAGTTAAGTATGACGTAGAAACAGGAGAAGTAGTAATTGATCGTTCAAAATCAGGAAAAACACCAGTTAGTGGAAGCGCATTTGCAAACTCATATAGTAGTGCGGTAAATAAAACAGCAGATGGTAAGATTCAATTGCATATATTTGTTGATGCAGCATCTGTAGAAGTATATGGGAATGATGGTGAGGTAGCTGGTACAGCACAAATATTCCCAGATCGTAACAGTACTGGAATTGAGGTATATTCAGTTGGAGGAAATACAAAAGCTAATATTACTTATTATCCATTAAAGGGTATTTGGAATAATGAAAATGCAAGTGCATTATCATTAAGTGAATCAGCCCTAAATAAAGAAGTTGGAGATGAATTTACTATATATACTTCTGTACTTCCAAGTACATTAACTCAAGGAGTTACATGGAATATATCAAACCCTAGCATTGTTACAATTTTAAGTCAGGATGATAAAAAAACAACCTTTAGAGTATTAGGTGAAGGAAATACTAACTTAATTGCAACATCTAAAGATGGAAAATTACAAAAAACGACAACATTATCAGTTGTAAATCGTAGTCTACCAAGTACATTCTCAGGTTTAAGCAATGTTGAAGCATCTGGAAGTGATTGGTATAAAGATGGTGATGCTTATGTTGCTAATGGTTCTGGTGATGGATTTGCTATGTTAGATGAAAAGAACTATGATTCAACTGCAACATATACTTTTGAGACAGATGTTGAGATTGCAAAAGGTACTGCAGGGCTAGTGTTAGGCAGTGCAGTGAAAAATTCGCCAAGTGAAGGAAGTGTTGTAGCTAATCTTACAAGAGAAGGGGCATGGAGATTATTTAAATTCCCAGGAGGAGCAAACCTTCCAGATAATGAACATGGTTCAGGAAATATAACACCAGATGTAAATGGTAAATATCATATGAAGGCAGTGTTGAAAGGAAATCATATACAATACTATATAAATGATAAGCTAATGGATGAAGTAGATTATAATTTCTCTGCGCCAGGAAACTTTGGATTTAATATTTATAATGGAAATGTTAAGTTCACAAATGCAAAACTTACAGTGGCAGGCAGCGATACTTCTAGCTTAGGTATTGTTAAAACAAATTATGAACAAAACATGGGTGATGAATTTACTGTTTATGCTAATCAAGATGTTAAATATAAGATTGGAAATCAAGATGTTGTACAAATTATAAATGGAACAGATAGCAAGAAAACTACATTCAAGGTGGTGGGAGCAGGAGAAACAACACTAACAGTAACTCCTGTTAGTGGTAGCGCTTCTCCAGTAATAATTAATGTATCTGGATATGATATTAATCCAGATGCTACACCTGGATTAATAACAGGTCTAAAGAACTTTACTACATCTGGAGCAGGAAAATGGTATGTTAAGACAGCTACAAATACAGGTGACACTTCTTATGCGGTAAAGAGTACTGGAGATACATTTGCAATGTCAAGCACTAAGGTTTCAGCAACCAATGATGCTAATTATAATTTAGAAACAGAGGCTACAGTATTAAATCCAGATGATAATTGCGCGCCATCTTTAGTGTTATTTAGTAAGAGTAAAGATAATCCAAAGGATGGAAGCCTTGTATTTAATGTTCAAACAAATAATGGTCATTGGAAAGTATTTGAGTTTGGCGGAAGTTTGATTGGAGAAGGTAATATTACTCCAACTGAAGACGGAAAATATGATTTAAAAGTAGATGTGGTTGGTCAAACAGTAAAATACTTTATAAATGGACAAGAATTATTGTCAACATCAGATTTCACTCAAAGAAGTGGTTATGTAGGATTAATGAGTTGGAATGCAAATACCGAATTTAGAAATACAGTATTTAAGTCAGTAGATACTGTTATAGGAAGCGACATTGCTGTCACTACAGGAGCAGCAGTTGCAAAACCAGTATCAACAATATCTGATACTATAGGAAATGATATAAGAGTTACTACAGGAGCGGCTATTACAGTTGCAACACCAGTAACAGGTGAAACTCCAGTATCAACAATTGATGATACGGATCAATATACAGCAACAATTGAATGGAATGAAAATCCAGCAATATTTGAAGCAAATAAAGTATATACAGCAACAATAACAATCAAACCTAAAGAAGGTTATACAATAATGGGTGTTCCTAAAGATTACTTTAAGATTGATGGAGCAATAGCAACAAATGATGCCGATTCAGGAGTTATAAAAGCAGTATTCCCAGAAACAAATTAA
- a CDS encoding PTS system mannose/fructose/sorbose family transporter subunit IID, producing the protein MSEKKLNKSDIVKMFIRSNFLLGSFNFERMQAIGFCVTLIPALKKLYKGDELSAALKRHLEFFNTQPFMATPIMGITAAMEEQKANGADIDEASISGVKIGLMGPLAGVGDPIFWGTLRPVLAALGAGLALTGSIIGPLIFFIGFNAIRLATNWYGMFYGYEKGTQLVADMGGNKLRYLTEGASVLGLLVIGGLVSKWTTVNIPFVLSKYTQADGKEVVTTIQSVLDSLMPGLVPLLLTFLCMYLLKKNVNPLLIIFGLFAVGILGVASGILQ; encoded by the coding sequence ATGAGTGAAAAGAAATTAAATAAAAGTGATATAGTAAAAATGTTTATCCGTTCAAATTTCTTATTGGGATCATTTAATTTTGAAAGAATGCAAGCAATAGGTTTTTGTGTTACATTAATTCCAGCTTTGAAGAAATTATATAAAGGTGACGAATTAAGTGCAGCACTTAAAAGACATTTGGAATTCTTTAATACACAACCATTTATGGCAACGCCAATTATGGGAATAACAGCAGCCATGGAAGAACAAAAGGCAAATGGGGCAGATATAGATGAGGCATCAATAAGTGGTGTTAAGATTGGTCTTATGGGACCACTTGCCGGAGTTGGAGACCCAATATTCTGGGGAACACTAAGACCTGTGCTTGCAGCATTAGGGGCAGGACTTGCACTTACAGGAAGTATAATTGGACCGCTAATTTTCTTCATAGGATTCAATGCAATAAGACTTGCAACAAACTGGTATGGAATGTTCTATGGATATGAAAAAGGAACTCAATTAGTTGCTGATATGGGAGGAAATAAACTTAGATATCTTACAGAAGGTGCTTCAGTACTTGGATTACTTGTTATAGGTGGTCTTGTTTCAAAATGGACAACTGTTAATATACCTTTTGTTCTCTCTAAATATACACAAGCTGATGGAAAAGAAGTAGTTACAACTATTCAAAGTGTACTAGACAGCTTAATGCCAGGATTAGTTCCACTTTTACTAACATTTTTATGTATGTATCTATTAAAGAAGAACGTGAATCCATTATTAATAATCTTTGGATTGTTTGCAGTAGGGATTTTAGGAGTTGCGTCTGGAATATTACAATAA
- a CDS encoding PTS mannose/fructose/sorbose transporter subunit IIC has product MSTLQLILLVIVAAITGMASVLDEAQFHRPIIACTLVGLVLGDIKTGIILGGTLEMLALGWMNVGAAMAPDAALASVISAILVIIGKQSIGAGIAVAVPIAAAGQVLTIFVRTITVFFQHLADKYAEKGNTRGIEMCHILGLSLQAIRVAIPAAIVGVLAGTDAVNAALSAIPQVITRGLQVSGGFIVVVGYAMVMNMMNSKSLLPFFFIGFLLAAFTNFNLIGFGAVGVIAAIFHIKSIANEGKVAVAGTGSIDDIDDSDLM; this is encoded by the coding sequence ATGAGCACTTTACAATTAATTTTATTAGTAATAGTTGCAGCAATTACTGGTATGGCAAGTGTACTTGATGAGGCACAGTTCCACAGACCAATAATTGCATGTACACTAGTAGGCCTTGTACTAGGGGATATTAAAACAGGAATTATACTAGGTGGAACACTTGAAATGTTAGCATTAGGATGGATGAATGTTGGTGCAGCTATGGCACCAGATGCAGCACTTGCAAGTGTAATTTCAGCAATACTTGTTATAATCGGTAAACAATCAATTGGAGCAGGTATAGCAGTTGCGGTTCCAATAGCAGCAGCAGGACAAGTTCTTACTATCTTCGTAAGAACAATAACAGTATTTTTCCAACATTTAGCTGACAAATATGCTGAAAAGGGTAATACAAGAGGAATAGAAATGTGCCATATTCTAGGTTTATCACTTCAAGCAATACGTGTAGCTATTCCAGCTGCAATCGTAGGTGTACTTGCAGGTACAGATGCTGTAAATGCAGCACTTTCAGCTATACCACAAGTTATTACAAGAGGGCTTCAAGTGTCAGGTGGATTTATAGTAGTTGTTGGTTATGCAATGGTAATGAATATGATGAATAGTAAATCATTACTACCATTCTTCTTTATCGGATTCTTGTTAGCAGCATTTACAAACTTCAATTTAATTGGTTTTGGTGCTGTAGGTGTTATTGCAGCAATATTCCATATAAAATCAATAGCTAATGAAGGTAAAGTAGCAGTAGCTGGAACTGGAAGTATTGATGATATCGATGATTCAGACCTAATGTAA
- a CDS encoding mannose/fructose/sorbose PTS transporter subunit IIB has translation MEISFVRIDDRLIHGQVATVWTKESGCNRIFACSDEVAADDLRKQLVIQVAPPGIKAYVLPIAKAIEAYNNPKFDSFKTLFLFTNPTDVLRMVEGGVPIKSVNVGGMCYKAGDKQVTNALCMNDIDIEAFKKLNEKGIELEVRKLAKDTKINLMDRLKELQFI, from the coding sequence ATGGAAATTAGCTTTGTAAGAATAGATGACAGATTAATACATGGACAAGTAGCAACAGTTTGGACTAAGGAGAGTGGGTGTAACAGAATATTTGCCTGCAGTGATGAAGTTGCAGCGGATGACTTAAGAAAACAATTAGTAATTCAAGTAGCTCCTCCAGGGATAAAAGCATATGTGCTTCCAATAGCAAAGGCAATTGAAGCATATAATAATCCTAAATTTGACAGCTTTAAAACTTTATTTTTATTTACAAACCCTACAGATGTATTAAGAATGGTTGAAGGCGGAGTACCTATTAAATCTGTAAACGTTGGAGGAATGTGCTATAAGGCTGGTGATAAACAGGTTACAAATGCATTATGCATGAATGATATTGATATTGAGGCGTTTAAAAAGCTTAATGAAAAAGGTATCGAATTAGAGGTAAGGAAACTAGCAAAAGATACTAAGATAAACTTAATGGACAGATTAAAGGAATTACAATTTATATAA